A window from Photobacterium atrarenae encodes these proteins:
- a CDS encoding aminoacyl-tRNA deacylase, with protein sequence MAITVGQFLNSHNVDFSLTKHRHTDTSFSSAISAHVPTSQVAKAVMLKDQDGKYLMAVVPSNRRVMIDKISRMMGRQFFLIGEHELPEIFQDCEPGAIPSLGQAYKVDMLVDDLLLEQDELYIESGDHENLIHLDNKQFHKVMHDIPHQNISGYRMMFSQEHEGRHWEWE encoded by the coding sequence ATGGCAATCACTGTAGGGCAATTCCTTAATAGCCATAATGTAGACTTTAGCCTTACAAAACATAGACATACAGATACATCTTTCAGCTCGGCGATCTCAGCACATGTCCCGACTTCTCAAGTCGCGAAAGCTGTGATGCTGAAAGACCAGGACGGTAAATACCTGATGGCAGTTGTTCCGTCAAACCGGCGTGTCATGATTGACAAGATCAGCCGGATGATGGGTCGACAGTTCTTCCTGATTGGTGAGCACGAACTACCGGAAATTTTCCAGGACTGCGAACCCGGTGCGATACCGTCATTAGGACAGGCATACAAAGTGGACATGCTGGTTGACGATCTGTTGCTGGAGCAGGATGAACTGTATATTGAATCCGGGGATCATGAAAACTTGATCCATCTGGATAACAAGCAGTTCCATAAAGTCATGCATGACATTCCGCATCAGAACATCAGCGGCTATCGGATGATGTTCTCCCAAGAGCATGAAGGCAGGCACTGGGAGTGGGAATAA
- a CDS encoding protein-disulfide reductase DsbD family protein — MTMFQSCRQRFTSTLLAMLALFSVSLAAAPAAFAADLSTGWLTNPQHPPVEVRFMLTGQQDPQAKTVKALLEVQLDTDWKTYWRSPGESGVAPSVDWSLSNNLASVDWQWPIPKRYEFLGVETLGYKDHIVFPLTLHIEDMSQPVFLSGQLTMSSCTNICVLTDYELTLDFTPAKLTLSQDAMHLYNQGLSLVPQASPAVSLEQVSWDEQTQVLTLAATNTMGWQQPDVFIDGQTQAVKDAAFLAPEITIDGQQMVARIPVKSWFGVPALLGESVNVTLSDTNIAVEVEAAVTDTPVSMPGFASTDHNLAEILLIALLGGLILNVMPCVLPVLGLKLSTVMTRDHSEQRHVRTQFLASAAGILVSFWLLAGFLSALKLSGQALGWGVQFQSPYFIGVMVLITGLFAANMLGLFEIRLPGNTSTWLATRGDHSHFGHFIQGMFATLLATPCSAPFLGTAVAVALGADLLTLFVIFTALAIGMAAPWLLVAAFPALARLMPKPGLWMNRIKALFGLMLLATSLWLLSLMTNFLATGLVVVIAALLLTLMLWQLGRQKGRKPVLIVLAMLIFGSAGGLLIGSVTADQWSTPLPADHTWQPLDTNEIAQLVNQGKVVVVDVTADWCITCKANKIGVLLQEPVYSALAKPEVVLMRGDWTHPSDYVTGYLQSYGRFGVPFNIVYGPGAPQGIALPVILTHDAVLEALKAASSPQLSPEAS; from the coding sequence ATGACAATGTTTCAATCCTGCCGGCAGCGCTTTACATCGACGCTACTGGCTATGCTGGCACTCTTTAGCGTCAGCCTCGCGGCGGCACCTGCCGCTTTTGCCGCCGATCTGAGCACCGGCTGGCTGACCAACCCACAACATCCGCCGGTGGAAGTTCGCTTCATGCTCACCGGCCAGCAAGATCCGCAAGCCAAAACCGTCAAAGCCCTGCTTGAAGTCCAACTCGACACCGACTGGAAAACCTACTGGCGCAGCCCGGGTGAAAGTGGTGTCGCCCCGAGTGTCGATTGGTCGCTGTCAAATAACCTGGCATCCGTCGACTGGCAATGGCCGATCCCCAAACGATACGAGTTTCTTGGCGTCGAAACACTGGGGTATAAGGATCACATCGTTTTTCCGCTTACGCTGCATATCGAGGACATGAGCCAGCCAGTCTTTTTATCCGGCCAGCTGACCATGTCGTCCTGTACCAACATCTGCGTACTCACGGATTACGAACTGACACTTGATTTCACGCCCGCCAAACTGACGCTCTCACAGGATGCGATGCACCTGTACAATCAGGGGCTTAGCCTGGTTCCGCAAGCTTCTCCGGCCGTTTCGCTAGAGCAGGTTTCCTGGGATGAACAAACGCAGGTACTCACCCTGGCCGCCACCAACACCATGGGCTGGCAGCAGCCGGATGTCTTTATCGACGGCCAGACCCAGGCCGTGAAAGATGCTGCATTTCTGGCCCCGGAGATCACCATCGACGGCCAACAGATGGTAGCCCGGATTCCGGTCAAAAGCTGGTTTGGCGTCCCGGCACTGCTGGGAGAGTCCGTCAATGTTACCCTGAGCGATACCAATATCGCAGTGGAAGTTGAAGCGGCAGTGACAGATACCCCGGTGAGCATGCCAGGCTTCGCCTCAACGGATCACAACCTGGCTGAAATCCTGCTGATCGCCCTGCTCGGCGGCCTGATCCTCAATGTGATGCCCTGCGTGCTGCCGGTGCTGGGACTCAAACTCAGTACGGTCATGACCCGCGATCATTCCGAACAGCGCCACGTCCGGACCCAGTTCCTGGCTTCTGCCGCGGGGATCCTGGTCTCTTTCTGGCTCCTGGCCGGATTCCTGTCTGCACTGAAGCTCTCCGGCCAGGCGCTCGGTTGGGGGGTTCAGTTCCAAAGCCCGTATTTTATCGGCGTCATGGTGCTTATCACCGGTTTATTTGCCGCCAATATGCTTGGCCTGTTCGAAATTCGCCTGCCCGGCAATACCAGCACCTGGCTTGCCACCCGCGGCGATCACTCCCATTTCGGCCATTTTATCCAGGGCATGTTCGCCACCCTGCTCGCCACCCCGTGTAGCGCGCCGTTCCTGGGCACCGCGGTGGCAGTTGCCCTGGGTGCCGACCTGCTGACCTTATTTGTCATATTTACCGCCCTGGCAATCGGCATGGCCGCCCCTTGGCTCCTGGTCGCCGCCTTCCCTGCCCTGGCCCGGCTGATGCCCAAGCCCGGCCTGTGGATGAACCGGATCAAAGCCCTGTTTGGCCTGATGCTGCTGGCAACCAGCCTGTGGTTACTCAGCCTGATGACGAACTTCCTGGCCACCGGGCTTGTTGTCGTCATTGCCGCCCTGCTGCTGACGCTAATGCTGTGGCAACTTGGCCGCCAGAAAGGCCGAAAACCGGTACTCATCGTACTCGCCATGCTGATTTTTGGCTCAGCCGGCGGGCTACTGATTGGCAGTGTGACCGCCGATCAGTGGTCCACTCCGCTGCCTGCCGATCATACCTGGCAACCGCTAGACACCAATGAGATCGCACAACTCGTGAACCAGGGCAAAGTGGTCGTGGTCGATGTTACCGCAGACTGGTGCATCACCTGTAAAGCCAATAAAATCGGCGTGCTGCTTCAGGAGCCGGTCTATAGCGCACTCGCCAAGCCGGAAGTGGTCCTCATGCGTGGTGACTGGACCCACCCGTCCGACTATGTCACCGGCTACCTGCAGTCTTATGGTCGCTTCGGGGTCCCGTTCAATATCGTCTATGGGCCGGGCGCGCCGCAAGGGATCGCGCTGCCGGTGATCTTAACCCACGACGCAGTACTGGAAGCACTCAAGGCTGCGTCTTCCCCTCAGCTTTCCCCGGAGGCCTCATGA
- a CDS encoding protein disulfide oxidoreductase, which produces MSKPTTPSATPRRKGVKHWLREGAIILVMWIAISSAVDFWRTQDMPEAMLPNTTLQTIDGELVDLIAMSQDHPVLIYFWATWCGACRFVTPTVDWISDHYPVVSIALTSGESRRLKAYLNSHDYSFRVVNDHQGQQGRAWGINATPTIVVLKNGQVQSATTGITTPPGLWLRLLLNE; this is translated from the coding sequence ATGAGCAAACCGACGACACCATCGGCAACGCCCAGGCGCAAAGGCGTGAAACACTGGTTAAGAGAAGGCGCAATCATTCTGGTGATGTGGATAGCAATCAGCAGCGCTGTGGATTTCTGGCGTACCCAGGATATGCCTGAAGCAATGCTGCCGAATACCACACTGCAAACCATTGACGGTGAACTGGTTGATTTAATCGCAATGAGCCAGGACCACCCCGTACTGATCTATTTCTGGGCAACCTGGTGCGGTGCATGTAGATTTGTCACGCCAACCGTCGACTGGATAAGCGATCATTACCCCGTCGTCTCCATTGCACTGACTTCCGGAGAGAGCCGTCGGCTGAAGGCGTACCTGAACAGCCATGACTATAGTTTTCGGGTGGTGAACGATCATCAGGGCCAACAGGGAAGAGCCTGGGGGATCAACGCCACCCCAACCATCGTGGTCTTGAAAAACGGTCAAGTCCAGAGCGCAACGACCGGAATCACAACCCCGCCCGGACTCTGGTTACGGCTGCTGTTGAACGAATAA
- a CDS encoding NlpC/P60 family protein, translated as MMNLNFPRYWIGTGLVLIGLTGCATPAAIDDMAPADPAQVQTPSENLKPFQPVPMRYNSNQPSFDLVYQTWKGTPYRLGGNSRRGIDCSAFVQIGYQEVFDRILPRTTLEQARQGRKVSLGQARKGDLVFFKTGRTLRHVGIYLGNREFLHASTSRGVVISSLDTPYWRRAFWQARRIE; from the coding sequence ATGATGAATCTGAACTTTCCCCGATATTGGATTGGCACCGGACTTGTGCTGATCGGCCTGACAGGATGCGCGACGCCTGCTGCAATTGACGACATGGCACCTGCGGACCCGGCGCAGGTGCAAACGCCATCCGAAAACCTGAAACCGTTTCAGCCCGTACCGATGCGGTATAATTCGAACCAGCCCTCATTTGATTTGGTCTACCAAACCTGGAAAGGCACGCCGTACCGTCTGGGGGGAAATAGCCGCCGGGGGATCGACTGCTCCGCGTTTGTTCAGATCGGTTATCAGGAAGTTTTTGACCGGATCTTGCCCAGAACGACCCTGGAACAAGCCCGGCAAGGACGCAAGGTGTCGCTGGGCCAGGCCCGAAAGGGCGATTTGGTTTTCTTTAAAACCGGGCGAACTCTCAGGCATGTCGGTATTTATTTAGGCAATCGTGAGTTTTTGCATGCATCGACGTCGCGGGGAGTTGTGATCTCCAGCCTGGATACGCCCTACTGGCGACGGGCATTCTGGCAGGCTCGGCGGATCGAATAG